Part of the Marinobacterium rhizophilum genome is shown below.
TGAGCGAGTCACGGACAAGCCCATGCCGGGATCGGACACTCTCTTGCCACTGTTGATTGCAGTCGCTGCCTACCTGCTGGGCTCAGTGCCCACGGCGGTGCTGGTGTGTCATGCCATGGGCCTGGCGGACCCGCGTCGGCTGGGCTCCGGCAACCCGGGGACCACTAACGTCCTGCGCCAGGGAAATCGTACGGCCGCCGTGCTGACCTTGCTGGGGGATGTCGCCAAGGGCGCACTCGCCATCAGCCTCGCCCAGCGTGCAGGGCTGAGCCCGAACCAGACCGGAGCCTGTGCCGTGGCGGTACTGCTGGGCCATATATTCCCGCTGCTGGGCTATATGCGCGGCGGCAAGGGTGTTGCCACCACGTTCGGGCTCTGCCTGGCACTCAGCCCACCAGTGGGACTGCTGGCGCTTGGCACCTGGCTGCTGCTGGCGGCCATTGGCAAAACGGCCTCCCTGGCCTCGGTGGGCACGGCACTGGTCACCCCCCTGGCGACCTACCTGCTGCTGCCAGAGCAGCAACTGGCCATCAGCCTGATCTGCCTGCTGCTGGTGCTGCGCCACCGCGACAATATTTCCCGCCTGCTTCGGGGAGTAGAGCCCAGGCTTTAGCGGCTTAGGGGTGCGAAGTCCGGAGGGTCGGCTCTGGTGATTGGTGAATCGTAATTGGTAAACCGGCAGC
Proteins encoded:
- the plsY gene encoding glycerol-3-phosphate 1-O-acyltransferase PlsY, with the translated sequence MPLLIAVAAYLLGSVPTAVLVCHAMGLADPRRLGSGNPGTTNVLRQGNRTAAVLTLLGDVAKGALAISLAQRAGLSPNQTGACAVAVLLGHIFPLLGYMRGGKGVATTFGLCLALSPPVGLLALGTWLLLAAIGKTASLASVGTALVTPLATYLLLPEQQLAISLICLLLVLRHRDNISRLLRGVEPRL